Proteins from one Triticum aestivum cultivar Chinese Spring chromosome 7A, IWGSC CS RefSeq v2.1, whole genome shotgun sequence genomic window:
- the LOC123149656 gene encoding RNA pseudouridine synthase 2, chloroplastic — protein MAAAATAAPPPAVATALSALLRRGASRSHSLRVSSRPRCVSSDAVAEAEPAPARRGGHAGTRLEEAVPAAEGRSRVDAWISARLGGGGVSRARVQASIRAGLVAVNGRPVSKVSQTVKGGDKVSCTVSELQPLRAEAEDIPLDIVYEDEHLLVVNKPAHMVVHPAPGNANGTLVNAILHHCKISTFTCLARSPIYDECPESSDDDVDVFDVDQFTIGEVSSEVREAIVRPGIVHRLDKGTSGLLVVAKDEHSHAQLAEQFKLHTISRVYISLTCGVPSPNSARIEVPISRDPNNRIRMVAAPGSGHRYAKHAASRYKVREVFCAGGSALVEWRLETGRTHQIRAHAKYLGNPLLGDETYGGTKSMALSLLRPRTPSKYHGDLTNLVSKIDRPCLHAALLGFKHPHSGKVLEFSCPPPDDFTEVLDELRRVTPTSEGQDSDSAAQV, from the exons ATGGCGGCAGCAgcgacggcggcgccgccgccggcggtcgCCACCGCGCTCTCCGCGCTCCTCCGCCGCGGCGCGAGCCGAAGCCATTCCCTCCGGGTCTCCTCTCGCCCCAGGTGCGTCTCCTCGGACGCGGTCGCGGAGGCTGAGCCTGCGCCGGCGCGGAGGGGAGGCCACGCCGGGACCCGCCTGGAGGAGGCCGTGCCGGCCGCGGAGGGGCGGTCGCGGGTCGACGCGTGGATCTCCGCGCGGCTGGGCGGCGGGGGCGTTAGCCGCGCCCGCGTGCAGGCCAGCATCCGCGCCGGCCTCGTCGCCGTCAACGGCCGCCCCGTCTCCAAG GTTTCGCAGACGGTGAAGGGAGGGGACAAGGTCAGCTGCACCGTGTCGGAGCTGCAGCCGCTGAGGGCAGAGGCGGAGGACATCCCGCTGGACATTGTTTACGAGGATGAACATCTTCTCGTTGTGAACAAACCGGCTCATATG GTTGTTCACCCAGCACCAGGGAATGCAAATGGCACCTTAGTCAATGCTATACTTCACCACTGCAAGATTTCAACTTTTACCTGTTTAGCACGCAGTCCAATTTATGATGAGTGCCCTGAATCTTCAGATGATGATGTTGACGTATTTGATGTTGACCAATTTACTATTGGTGAAGTAAGTTCAGAGGTCCGCGAAGCTATTGTGCGCCCTGGTATTGTGCATAGGCTTGATAAGGGGACAAGCGGACTTCTTGTTGTAGCTAAG GATGAGCATTCACATGCTCAATTAGCAGAGCAATTTAAGTTGCATACAATAAGTAGGGTATACATCAGTCTTACTTGTGGTGTACCTAGCCCAAATTCTGCCAGAATTGAAGTTCCTATATCTCGTGATCCTAACAACCGGATACGTATGGTTGCTGCTCCTGGATCAGGCCACAGATATGCGAAGCATGCTGCTAGTAG GTATAAAGTAAGAGAGGTCTTTTGTGCTGGTGGGTCTGCACTGGTAGAGTGGAGATTGGAGACAGGGCGCACTCACCAG ATCCGGGCACATGCGAAATATCTAGGGAACCCCCTACTTGGTGATGAAACATATGGAGGTACCAAAAGCATGGCATTGTCACTTTTGAGACCCAGAACTCCTTCAAAATATCACGGTGATCTTACAAATCTGGTATCAAAGATAGACAGGCCATGTCTCCATGCTGCATTGCTCGG ATTCAAGCATCCCCACTCTGGAAAGGTACTTGAGTTCTCATGTCCCCCTCCAGATGATTTTACTGAGGTACTTGATGAGTTGCGTCGTGTTACACCGACAAGTGAAGGCCAAGATAGCGACAGTGCTGCTCAAGTGTGA
- the LOC123149655 gene encoding protein SLOW WALKER 1 has translation MAADTTKPLFPAAPHTSLLPSHGNANRLSPEAAYWRNFRSSTLDTGSTAFSVTHLAFSPAHARPTLAAAWSSAVHLFAGDPLSPRPKTTVCKDGAAFSPSFRCDGALLAAGDGRGVVRVFRVDKPTAGPLRTLSAHAAQTRVVRYPEAGGDKVHLLTAGDDALLAYWDVPSETPVFTVPAAHRDYIRAGAPSPVDHNLFATGSYDQSVKLWDARTGKAPALSLSHGASVESVLFLPSGGLLATAGGTTVKIWDVIGGGRLVHSVESHVKTIFALALGKMGATGETRLLSAGSDGYVKCFDYGELKMTHSMRYPKELLSVACSPCGTVLVAGSSKGDIFVRRRKKNATEEVEEEVVSSEFAWTMPKPEKQALKPSYYRYFLRGQNEKAKQGDFVISRPKKAKFAEHDKLLRKFRHKDALVSALAKNNPRSVVAVMEELVARRKLVRCIGNLDVAELGLLLDFLHRNATLPRYARLLLGVANKVLEMRAEDIISEDGGKLRGCIRNLKRMVVEEIKIQHTLQEIQGMISPMLALSASRLK, from the coding sequence atggccgccgacaCCACGAAGCCGCTCTTCCCGGCGGCGCCGCACACCTCGCTCCTCCCGTCCCACGGGAACGCCAACCGCCTCTCGCCGGAGGCCGCCTACTGGCGCAACTTCCGCTCCTCCACGCTCGACACGGGCTCCACCGCCTTCTCCGTCACCCACCTCGCCTTCTCCCCGGCGCACGCCAGGCCCACGCTCGCCGCCGCCTGGTCCTCCGCCGTGCACCTCTTCGCCGGCGACCCGCTCTCGCCGCGGCCCAAGACGACCGTCTGCAAGGACGGCGCCGCGTTCTCGCCCTCCTTCCGCTGCGACGGGGcgctgctcgccgccggcgacgggAGGGGCGTCGTCCGCGTCTTCCGCGTCGACAAGCCCACCGCGGGCCCGCTCCGCACCCTCTCCGCCCACGCCGCGCAGACCCGCGTGGTCCGCTACCCGGAGGCCGGCGGCGACAAGGTCCACCTCCTCACCGCCGGCGACGACGCGCTGCTCGCCTACTGGGACGTCCCCTCCGAGACGCCCGTCTTCACCGTCCCCGCCGCCCACCGCGACTACATCCGCGCCGGCGCGCCGTCCCCCGTCGACCACAACCTCTTCGCCACCGGCTCCTACGACCAGAGCGTCAAGCTGTGGGACGCCCGCACGGGGAAGGCCCCCGCTTTGTCCTTATCCCATGGCGCCTCGGTGGAGAGCGTGCTGTTCCTGCCGTCCGGCGGGTTGCTTGCCACGGCCGGAGGCACCACGGTCAAGATTTGGGATGTGATTGGTGGTGGCCGGCTCGTGCACTCGGTGGAGAGCCATGTCAAGACAATCTTCGCGCTCGCGCTCGGGAAGATGGGCGCCACTGGGGAAACTCGGCTGCTTAGCGCAGGGAGTGATGGTTATGTGAAGTGCTTTGATTATGGGGAGCTCAAGATGACACACTCGATGCGGTATCCCAAGGAATTGCTGTCCGTGGCTTGCTCGCCGTGTGGGACGGTGCTTGTTGCCGGGTCTTCAAAGGGTGACATCTTTGTGCGCAGAAGGAAGAAGAATGCAACAGAGGAGGTGGAAGAGGAGGTTGTAAGCAGCGAGTTCGCCTGGACAATGCCCAAGCCAGAGAAGCAGGCGCTCAAGCCGAGCTACTACAGATACTTCCTCCGCGGCCAGAATGAAAAGGCCAAGCAGGGCGACTTCGTGATCTCAAGGCCCAAGAAGGCGAAGTTCGCAGAGCACGACAAGCTGCTGAGGAAGTTCAGGCACAAGGATGCTCTGGTTTCAGCATTAGCCAAGAACAATCCGAGGAGCGTCGTGGCGGTGATGGAGGAGCTGGTCGCGAGGAGGAAGCTGGTGAGATGCATCGGGAATCTGGACGTGGCCGAGCTCGGGCTTCTCCTCGACTTCCTGCATCGCAACGCGACCCTGCCGAGGTACGCAAGGCTGTTGCTTGGGGTGGCGAACAAGGTGCTGGAGATGCGCGCGGAGGATATCATAAGCGAGGATGGGGGGAAGTTGAGGGGGTGCATCAGGAACCTTAAGCGGATGGTCGTGGAGGAGATTAAGATACAGCACACGCTGCAGGAGATCCAGGGGATGATATCTCCCATGCTCGCGCTTTCTGCGAGTAGATTAAAGTGA